One segment of Scyliorhinus torazame isolate Kashiwa2021f chromosome 14, sScyTor2.1, whole genome shotgun sequence DNA contains the following:
- the LOC140389210 gene encoding uncharacterized protein, with protein sequence MEEQSSLCKMCNKSFTQSSNVQRHQCIHTGEKTFTCEVCVKSFSQSSILRKHQHLHAGENQFMCKICGKSFSRPQYLLKHQRTHTGKKPFTCEVCKKSFTESSAFRVHQRTHTGEKPFTCEVCNKSFLQAVHLRVHQNIHTGEKPFTCIVCNRSFTELTAFRVHQRTHTGEKPFTCEICDKAFTQSSSLLVHRRIHTGEKPFKCEVCDKAFITSTKLLIHQRIHTREKPFRCEVCEMSFTKSAQLLTHQRVHTGEKRFKCDCCDKAFITSTKLLIHQRIHTGERPFRCEVCEMSFIESAKLLTHQRVHTGEKPFKCEVCDKSFSQVANLRKHQRVHTGEKPFVCAVCDKSFSQSSHLHKHQWCHTAEH encoded by the coding sequence ATGGAAGAGCAATCATCGCTGTGCAAAATGTGCAACAAATCATTTACACAGTCATCAAATGTCCAAAGACACCAATGTATTCACACAGGAGAAAAAACATTTACATGTGAGGTGTGTGTCAAATCATTCTCTCAGTCATCGATTCTCCGTAAGCACCAACACCTTCATGCAGGGGAGAATCAATTCATGTGCAAAATTTGTGGCAAATCATTCTCCCGGCCACAGTACCTCCTcaaacaccaacgcactcacacaggGAAGAAACCGTTCACATGTGAGGTGTGCAAAAAATCTTTCACTGAGTCATCAGCATTCCGtgtacaccaacgcactcacacaggagagaaaccgttCACATGTGAGGTGTGCAACAAATCCTTCTTGCAGGCAGTACACCTCCGTGTACATCAAAACATTCACACCGGAGAGAAACCGTTCACGTGCATAGTATGCAACAGATCGTTCACTGAGTTAACGGCATTCCGtgtacaccaacgcactcacacaggggagaaaccattcacatgtgaGATTTGTGACAAAGCCTTCACACAGTCGTCGAGCCTCCTGGTCCATCGGAGAATTCACACAGGCGAGAAACCCTTCAAATGTGAGGTTTGCGATAAAGCTTTCATCACATCTACAAAGCTACTGatacaccagaggattcacaccAGGGAGAAACCCTTTAGGTGTGAGGTTTGCGAGATGTCTTTCACTAAATCAGCCCAACTTCTGACGCACCAGAGGGTTCATACAGGGGAGAAACGGTTCAAATGTGATTGTTGTGATAAAGCTTTTATTACATCGACGAAGCTATTGatacaccagagaattcacaccggggagagacccttCAGGTGCGAGGTTTGTGAGATGTCTTTTATCGAGTCAGCCAAACTTCTGAcgcaccagagggttcacacaggggagaaacctttcaaatgtgaggtgtgtgacaaatcattctctcaGGTTGCAAATCTCCGTAAACATCAACGCGTTcatacaggggagaaaccatttgtTTGCgcagtgtgtgacaaatcattctcacagtcATCACATCTGCACAAACACCAATGGTGTCATACAGCAGAGCACTAG